From Variimorphobacter saccharofermentans, one genomic window encodes:
- a CDS encoding DegV family protein: MKDFQIYSDSSCDLPECLVKEHNIRLIPFYVSFDHDNYYKENIDITKEAFYDTLVSKHVYSTTSLPTVQDYINEFKPALKEGKDIICLCLTQKFSGSYQSAVNAKHILEEQFPESNIQIIDSIQATAGQGLLLLQIAYMKEAGYSIDLIIEKLNILKPTSRIMFTVDTLNYLSKGRRIGKAVSLTSDMLDLKPLIQLKDAELIPYSNVRGRKKSLDKVFSMVEEYFTETGEKPEDYDFCIANATTNEDAIYLQNKVEEYIGRKITYPVFQIGVTIGTNTGPGGIGICFVKKYNCI; encoded by the coding sequence ATGAAAGATTTTCAAATCTATAGTGATTCATCCTGTGATTTACCAGAATGTCTGGTGAAGGAGCACAATATCAGGCTAATTCCGTTTTATGTAAGTTTTGATCACGATAATTATTATAAAGAGAATATTGATATTACAAAGGAAGCCTTTTATGATACCTTGGTATCAAAACATGTGTACTCCACAACCTCGCTTCCTACTGTTCAGGATTATATAAATGAGTTTAAACCAGCCTTAAAGGAAGGCAAGGATATAATCTGTTTATGTTTGACACAGAAGTTTAGTGGCTCATACCAGTCTGCTGTGAATGCGAAGCACATTTTGGAGGAGCAATTCCCGGAATCCAATATTCAGATAATTGATAGTATTCAGGCAACAGCAGGACAAGGATTACTTTTACTACAGATTGCCTACATGAAGGAGGCAGGTTATTCTATAGATCTCATTATCGAAAAACTAAACATATTGAAGCCAACCTCTCGTATTATGTTTACCGTTGACACCTTAAATTATCTTTCCAAGGGAAGACGAATCGGTAAAGCAGTATCTCTCACTAGCGATATGCTTGACCTAAAGCCTTTAATACAATTAAAGGATGCAGAATTAATTCCTTACTCCAATGTAAGAGGTCGTAAAAAATCACTGGATAAGGTATTCTCTATGGTAGAAGAGTATTTTACAGAAACGGGTGAAAAACCGGAAGACTATGATTTTTGTATTGCAAATGCCACTACGAATGAAGATGCTATTTATTTGCAAAATAAAGTAGAGGAATATATCGGACGTAAAATAACCTATCCAGTATTTCAAATAGGTGTTACCATAGGTACCAACACCGGTCCTGGTGGTATCGGTATTTGCTTTGTTAAGAAATACAATTGTATTTGA
- a CDS encoding lactate utilization protein translates to MSPKKVYYENLADSIIEKFNKRGIEGYYCDNAEEALITAKRFLTPGCSISWGGSETLNEIGFFEEIKNSDYILYDRHAAKTPEEKTAMYGKIVTADYYFMSSNAITLDGQLVNIDGLGNRVACLIAGPKNVIIIAGMNKIVTDVDTGMDRVRNMAAPPNCNRLGCKTPCSEIGRCVNCLVDDCICCEIVITRKSKVPGRIKVILVGEELGY, encoded by the coding sequence ATGTCGCCAAAAAAAGTCTATTATGAGAATCTTGCTGACAGTATTATCGAAAAGTTTAATAAGCGCGGAATCGAAGGCTATTATTGTGATAATGCCGAAGAAGCTCTGATTACTGCCAAGCGTTTTTTAACTCCCGGTTGCTCCATTTCCTGGGGCGGTTCTGAAACCTTAAATGAGATAGGTTTTTTCGAAGAAATAAAGAACTCTGATTACATCCTTTATGATCGACATGCCGCTAAGACTCCGGAAGAAAAGACTGCTATGTACGGTAAAATAGTAACTGCAGACTATTATTTTATGAGTTCCAATGCCATTACCCTGGATGGTCAGCTTGTAAATATTGATGGCCTTGGTAATCGAGTGGCCTGCTTAATTGCTGGACCTAAAAACGTAATTATCATAGCTGGAATGAATAAAATCGTAACGGATGTCGATACCGGTATGGATCGTGTCCGTAATATGGCAGCTCCGCCGAACTGTAATCGTCTTGGCTGTAAGACTCCATGCTCTGAGATCGGTAGATGTGTCAACTGTCTGGTGGATGATTGCATCTGTTGCGAGATTGTTATTACCAGGAAGTCCAAAGTTCCGGGACGAATTAAAGTTATTCTTGTAGGTGAAGAATTAGGATATTAA
- a CDS encoding VanZ family protein, with amino-acid sequence MLEITYWELLIVISIVWVIMRVLIGIKNKKIFFFREAQMMMVYICIIVIARIVNFPWHHVNGQIGTMKFDASRIIPPWVNLVPIVHLFDIYDGWQMNIIGNITMFIPVGIVWPVCFKKLNTIGKAILAGAGFSLFIEISQLLFYERCSDIDDILLNTAGVAVGALIFFGCKKLRARKRE; translated from the coding sequence ATGTTAGAGATTACATATTGGGAGTTACTTATAGTCATATCGATTGTATGGGTGATTATGCGAGTCCTAATTGGAATAAAGAATAAAAAGATATTTTTTTTCCGAGAAGCACAAATGATGATGGTGTATATATGTATCATCGTGATCGCAAGAATTGTGAACTTCCCATGGCATCATGTTAATGGACAGATTGGAACTATGAAGTTTGATGCTTCTAGAATTATTCCACCGTGGGTTAATCTGGTCCCTATTGTACACCTTTTTGATATTTATGATGGATGGCAAATGAATATCATTGGAAATATAACTATGTTTATTCCGGTTGGAATAGTTTGGCCGGTATGTTTTAAGAAATTAAATACAATCGGAAAAGCAATTCTTGCTGGTGCAGGATTTTCTCTATTTATTGAAATAAGTCAATTGCTTTTTTATGAAAGATGCAGTGATATAGATGATATTCTTTTAAATACGGCGGGTGTAGCCGTTGGCGCTTTGATATTTTTTGGATGCAAGAAGTTGCGCGCTAGAAAGCGAGAATGA
- a CDS encoding TetR/AcrR family transcriptional regulator, translating into MNQRDKIITVTTELIIESQGDLSQVTARKIANKAEVGLGLIHYHFESKDQLITECVQRIIYKEIRSFVPQNTEYSDNPIEADKQRLTYWAKQVFEFFYANKSISRVSILGDLRNNLTSSNSVDMQRGLLRALTSDIDDAKKKFMIFSLTSIMQAAFLQDNAVKNRLGFDFTKQNDRELFINSVIEELFHFTQT; encoded by the coding sequence ATGAATCAGAGAGATAAAATTATTACGGTCACAACGGAGCTCATCATTGAAAGTCAGGGAGACCTATCGCAGGTTACTGCGCGAAAAATAGCAAATAAAGCGGAAGTAGGATTAGGTCTTATCCATTATCACTTCGAAAGCAAAGATCAACTGATTACGGAATGCGTTCAAAGAATTATTTATAAAGAAATCAGAAGCTTTGTTCCGCAGAATACGGAATATAGTGATAATCCGATTGAGGCTGATAAACAAAGGCTTACGTACTGGGCAAAACAAGTATTTGAATTTTTTTATGCAAATAAGAGTATTTCGAGGGTATCCATTCTTGGTGATCTGCGGAACAATCTTACGAGTTCTAATTCAGTAGATATGCAGCGTGGACTTTTGAGAGCTTTAACAAGCGATATTGATGATGCAAAAAAGAAGTTTATGATATTTTCTCTGACATCAATAATGCAAGCAGCGTTTTTACAAGATAATGCAGTAAAAAATAGATTGGGATTTGATTTTACAAAGCAAAATGATAGGGAATTATTTATTAATTCAGTGATCGAGGAGTTATTTCATTTTACTCAGACCTGA
- a CDS encoding CD3324 family protein → MGYIQAMEILPERLIEEIQKYIDGQIIYIPKLKSRRCKWGEKTNSKAYFKERNSEIYHSYINGSTVLELSEKYFLAPKSIQRIIRDMKTI, encoded by the coding sequence ATGGGCTATATTCAAGCAATGGAGATTTTGCCCGAGAGGTTGATTGAAGAAATCCAAAAATATATCGACGGGCAAATTATATACATTCCAAAATTAAAATCAAGAAGATGTAAGTGGGGAGAAAAGACTAATTCGAAAGCATATTTCAAAGAAAGAAATTCCGAAATATACCATAGTTACATTAACGGATCGACTGTTCTTGAACTATCGGAGAAGTATTTTTTAGCTCCCAAGAGTATACAACGTATTATTCGAGACATGAAGACGATATAA
- a CDS encoding GNAT family N-acetyltransferase yields MEVIKIADSDKTKYMDLLLIADEQVSMIEKYLYRGEMFALQDDDLKALCVVTQEEPGVYELKNIATVPKYQRKGFGQHLIAYLVDHYKGVGKELYVGTGDNPDILHFYEKCGFRRSHIVKNFFVDNYDHPIYENGQQLVDMVYLKQSL; encoded by the coding sequence GTGGAAGTCATAAAAATAGCGGATAGTGATAAGACAAAGTATATGGATTTACTGCTTATTGCTGATGAGCAGGTAAGTATGATAGAAAAGTATTTATATCGTGGTGAAATGTTCGCTTTGCAGGATGATGACCTGAAAGCTCTTTGCGTTGTTACCCAAGAGGAACCTGGTGTTTATGAGCTTAAGAATATTGCTACTGTTCCTAAATATCAACGAAAAGGATTTGGGCAGCACCTGATTGCTTATCTTGTTGATCACTACAAAGGGGTAGGTAAGGAATTATATGTCGGGACAGGCGATAATCCTGATATTCTTCATTTCTATGAAAAATGCGGATTTAGAAGATCTCATATTGTAAAGAATTTTTTTGTGGATAATTATGACCATCCTATCTATGAAAATGGACAGCAGCTTGTGGATATGGTTTACTTAAAACAGTCATTATAA
- a CDS encoding alpha-L-fucosidase: MDHKEYLFLIDETIRKGRYKDNWMSLSNHKTPTWYFNAKFGIFIHWGIYSVPAYANEWYSRTMYDPHHPEYEYHKKNFGDQKIFGYKDFIPLFKGDHFNAEEWVELFKESGARYVMPVCEHHDGFAMYDTEFNRWNAAKMGPCKDIVGEIKKACEKRGLTFCASSHRAEHYFFMNMGRAYESDVMDDNYRDFYGPAYLCPELYSDELHRTTADTFSNIAPTVEWLEDWLVRTCELIDKYQPSILYFDWWIHHAAYKPYLKRLCAYYYNRAEEWGKEVTINYKHEAFPPTVATFDIERGALTDISPVPWQTDTAIGKCSWGYTKDNEYKSSRQIICDLIDIVSKNGMLLLNIGPKADGTITDEETKVLKEIGLWLKDNGEGIYDTVPWRQFGEGKVNNSEGFFQDNDEKCFTSNDYRFTYKNGFLYAFCMRPDSDSFTIKSLRIRGDHDFMIGDVHVLGDFRIKNFNRDNDGLTITLNNKPESDQPLCFKIEII, encoded by the coding sequence ATGGATCATAAAGAGTATCTTTTTTTAATTGATGAAACGATAAGGAAAGGACGTTATAAAGATAACTGGATGTCGTTATCAAATCACAAAACACCAACGTGGTACTTTAACGCTAAGTTCGGTATTTTCATCCATTGGGGAATATACAGTGTACCGGCATATGCTAACGAATGGTATTCCAGAACCATGTATGACCCCCATCATCCCGAATATGAGTATCATAAGAAGAATTTCGGGGATCAGAAGATTTTTGGATATAAAGATTTCATCCCTCTATTTAAGGGAGACCATTTTAATGCGGAAGAATGGGTTGAATTGTTCAAAGAATCCGGTGCGCGATATGTTATGCCTGTATGTGAGCACCATGATGGTTTCGCTATGTACGACACAGAATTCAACAGATGGAATGCCGCAAAAATGGGACCATGTAAAGATATCGTCGGAGAAATCAAAAAAGCTTGTGAAAAAAGAGGCCTGACCTTTTGTGCATCTTCCCACCGGGCTGAACACTATTTCTTTATGAATATGGGACGAGCGTATGAAAGTGATGTAATGGATGATAACTATAGAGATTTTTATGGTCCTGCTTATCTTTGTCCAGAGCTTTACAGCGACGAGCTTCATCGTACAACTGCTGATACCTTTTCTAATATTGCGCCTACCGTGGAATGGCTGGAGGACTGGCTTGTCAGAACCTGTGAACTAATTGATAAATATCAGCCCTCCATTCTTTATTTTGACTGGTGGATTCACCATGCCGCATATAAACCATATCTCAAAAGGCTCTGTGCCTATTATTATAATCGAGCGGAGGAATGGGGTAAGGAAGTAACTATTAATTACAAGCATGAGGCTTTTCCTCCTACAGTTGCCACATTTGACATAGAAAGAGGAGCCTTGACAGATATCTCACCGGTTCCCTGGCAAACAGACACTGCCATTGGTAAGTGCTCCTGGGGCTATACAAAAGACAATGAATATAAATCGTCACGTCAGATTATATGTGATTTAATTGATATTGTCAGTAAAAATGGAATGCTTCTTCTAAACATTGGTCCTAAGGCAGATGGAACAATCACGGATGAGGAAACAAAAGTATTGAAAGAAATCGGCCTATGGTTGAAGGATAATGGAGAAGGGATATATGATACCGTCCCTTGGAGACAATTCGGAGAAGGTAAAGTCAATAATTCCGAAGGCTTTTTCCAGGATAATGACGAAAAATGCTTCACCTCGAACGATTATCGTTTTACTTATAAAAATGGTTTCTTGTATGCATTTTGCATGAGGCCAGACTCCGACAGCTTCACTATTAAATCATTAAGAATTCGGGGCGATCACGATTTTATGATTGGCGATGTCCATGTATTAGGTGATTTTCGAATAAAAAACTTTAACCGTGACAATGATGGTCTAACCATCACCCTGAATAATAAACCCGAATCGGATCAACCGCTCTGTTTTAAAATTGAGATTATATAA
- the glyA gene encoding serine hydroxymethyltransferase: MYSFEDVKSFDPELAEAITLEIGRQNSHIELIASENFVSKAVMAAMGSHLTNKYAEGYPGKRYYGGCEFVDMAENLAIERAKKLFGCTYANVQPHSGAQANMAVFFALLQPGDTVMGMNLAHGGHLTHGSPVNMSGSYYKIVPYGVDDTGYIDYDNVRKIAHECKPKMIIAGASAYARKIDFKAFRDIADEVGAYLMVDMAHIAGLVAGGYHESPIPYAHVTTTTTHKTLRGPRGGMILSSAEFAEEHKLNKAVFPGIQGGPLMHVIAAKAVCFKEALDPSFKDYARRVVENAQALAQGLTKRGFNLVSGGTDNHLMLVDLQNMGVTGKDTEKLLDAANITCNKNAVPNDPASPFVTSGIRLGTAAVTTRGMNTEDMDVIAEAIYLLVKDVDANKEKAMAMVKTLTDKYPLY, translated from the coding sequence ATGTATTCATTTGAAGATGTGAAATCATTTGACCCCGAATTGGCAGAGGCAATTACCCTGGAAATAGGCAGACAGAACAGTCATATAGAATTAATTGCTTCTGAAAATTTTGTAAGTAAGGCTGTTATGGCGGCTATGGGTAGCCATTTAACCAACAAGTATGCAGAGGGTTATCCGGGAAAGAGATATTACGGTGGTTGTGAATTCGTTGATATGGCCGAGAACTTAGCGATTGAACGGGCGAAAAAGCTATTTGGCTGTACTTATGCGAATGTTCAGCCTCATTCTGGAGCACAAGCAAATATGGCAGTTTTCTTTGCGCTATTACAGCCTGGAGATACTGTAATGGGTATGAACTTGGCTCACGGAGGTCATTTAACACACGGAAGCCCGGTAAATATGAGTGGTAGCTACTATAAAATCGTACCTTACGGGGTGGATGATACAGGATATATTGATTATGATAATGTTCGTAAGATTGCGCATGAATGCAAGCCGAAGATGATAATTGCGGGAGCAAGTGCATATGCCAGAAAAATAGATTTCAAGGCGTTTCGTGATATTGCAGATGAGGTTGGCGCTTATCTCATGGTGGATATGGCACATATCGCTGGTTTAGTAGCAGGCGGATATCATGAAAGCCCCATCCCATATGCTCATGTAACTACTACAACGACTCATAAGACCCTGAGAGGACCCAGAGGTGGTATGATTCTCTCCAGTGCGGAGTTTGCAGAAGAACACAAGTTGAATAAAGCTGTTTTCCCTGGAATTCAGGGAGGACCTTTGATGCATGTTATCGCAGCTAAGGCGGTTTGCTTCAAAGAAGCATTGGATCCCAGCTTTAAAGATTATGCCAGAAGAGTTGTTGAGAATGCACAAGCATTAGCTCAGGGATTAACGAAGAGAGGCTTCAATTTAGTGTCCGGAGGTACCGATAATCACCTGATGCTGGTAGACCTGCAGAACATGGGAGTAACAGGTAAGGATACGGAGAAGCTTTTGGATGCAGCGAACATCACCTGCAACAAGAATGCGGTTCCCAATGATCCTGCATCACCTTTTGTAACCAGTGGTATTCGTCTTGGTACCGCAGCGGTAACAACCAGAGGAATGAATACGGAGGATATGGATGTGATTGCGGAAGCAATCTATCTGCTTGTGAAGGATGTAGATGCCAATAAGGAAAAAGCAATGGCAATGGTGAAAACCCTGACGGATAAGTATCCGTTATATTAA
- the pfkB gene encoding 1-phosphofructokinase yields the protein MIYTVTFNPSLDYVVRVGEFTLGNLHRTEEEELFVGGKGINVSTVLNQLEVKSVALGFVAGFTGNEIIHQLNASGISSDFILLDQGMSRINVKLKSEGHVETEINAQGPSINRSKLEKLYHKLEQLAEGDFLILSGSVPKNLPDADYIYADICKLLTSKKIRIIVDAEGDLLRNTLSYRPFLVKPNQEELEKLFGQTLRDDESILRCARMIQEQGAQNVLVSLAGEGAFLLDEFGHIYRRKAPKGKVLNSVGAGDSMLAGFLAGLLHSIEGHPDCKEIQEKDYSEALSWGIAAGSAGAFSIGLPEADTIHQVRQQMNLDSDFY from the coding sequence ATGATATATACGGTAACATTTAACCCTTCCCTGGACTATGTGGTACGGGTGGGGGAATTTACACTCGGGAATCTACATAGAACAGAAGAAGAGGAGCTATTCGTTGGCGGGAAGGGGATTAATGTATCTACCGTATTAAACCAATTAGAGGTGAAGAGTGTAGCACTTGGATTTGTCGCCGGATTTACTGGAAATGAGATTATTCATCAGTTAAATGCTTCGGGAATATCCTCTGATTTTATTTTATTAGATCAGGGGATGTCCCGTATTAATGTTAAGCTGAAATCAGAGGGTCATGTGGAGACAGAGATTAATGCCCAGGGACCCTCCATCAATCGATCAAAATTAGAAAAGCTTTATCATAAGCTGGAACAACTGGCGGAAGGGGATTTCCTGATACTAAGTGGTAGTGTTCCCAAAAACTTGCCTGATGCGGATTACATTTATGCAGACATCTGCAAGCTTCTAACATCAAAAAAGATAAGAATAATTGTGGATGCGGAAGGAGATCTGTTACGTAATACCTTATCCTATCGTCCGTTTTTAGTTAAGCCGAATCAGGAGGAGTTAGAAAAGCTTTTCGGACAAACACTACGAGATGATGAAAGTATATTGCGCTGCGCAAGAATGATTCAGGAACAGGGAGCTCAAAATGTTCTGGTTTCACTGGCTGGTGAGGGCGCGTTTTTGTTAGATGAATTTGGACATATTTACCGCCGGAAGGCTCCGAAGGGAAAGGTATTAAATTCTGTTGGGGCAGGTGATTCAATGCTTGCCGGCTTTCTGGCAGGATTACTGCACTCCATTGAAGGACATCCGGATTGTAAGGAAATTCAGGAGAAGGACTATAGTGAAGCACTGAGCTGGGGAATTGCAGCCGGTAGTGCCGGAGCATTTTCCATAGGATTACCAGAAGCTGACACAATACATCAGGTACGTCAGCAAATGAATTTAGACTCTGATTTTTATTAA
- a CDS encoding cytidine deaminase, translating to MQEQDNRQSNDLQNNSLVPQEKGELLAKQEIVSRSVAKNLIREAMDAMKQAYTPYSNFKVGAALMTKKQKVYTGCNIENAAFGPTNCAERTAFFKAISEGEREFAAVAIVGGKGGVISDFCPPCGICRQVMWEFVDPKSFLVILARSEDDYVVFLLEELLPLGFGPSHL from the coding sequence ATGCAGGAACAGGATAATAGACAAAGTAATGATTTACAGAACAATAGTCTTGTACCGCAGGAAAAAGGAGAACTTCTTGCAAAACAGGAAATTGTGAGTCGCTCCGTAGCGAAGAATCTAATTCGGGAAGCCATGGATGCGATGAAACAGGCTTATACACCATACTCTAATTTCAAAGTAGGTGCAGCTCTGATGACGAAGAAGCAGAAGGTATATACCGGGTGTAATATAGAAAATGCTGCGTTTGGTCCGACTAATTGTGCAGAACGTACCGCATTCTTTAAAGCCATTAGCGAAGGAGAAAGGGAGTTTGCTGCCGTTGCTATCGTTGGTGGAAAAGGTGGGGTAATCTCAGATTTTTGTCCACCCTGCGGAATATGTCGTCAGGTGATGTGGGAATTTGTTGATCCAAAAAGCTTTCTTGTAATCTTGGCCAGATCGGAAGATGATTATGTGGTATTTCTACTGGAAGAGCTTCTGCCACTAGGCTTTGGACCAAGTCATCTATAA
- the deoC gene encoding deoxyribose-phosphate aldolase gives MDRKHIFEKVDHTLLTQTATWEEIKQICDDAIAYQVASVCIPPSYVKQVKDYVKDQMAVCTVIGFPNGYNSTAVKVFETKDAIAQGADEIDMVINLGLLKDKQYDLVLDEIKQIKAACGDHILKVIIETCLLTDEEKIKMCEIVTQAGADFIKTSTGFSKAGATFEDVALFAKHVGKNVKIKAAGGIASFDDAEKFISLGASRLGTSRIIKLAKNQEGTGY, from the coding sequence ATGGATAGAAAACATATATTTGAAAAAGTAGATCATACATTGTTAACTCAGACTGCAACATGGGAGGAAATAAAGCAGATATGCGATGATGCAATTGCATATCAGGTTGCGTCCGTATGTATTCCGCCCTCCTATGTAAAGCAGGTAAAGGATTATGTTAAGGATCAAATGGCGGTATGTACCGTAATCGGTTTCCCGAATGGATATAATTCAACAGCTGTTAAGGTCTTTGAAACGAAGGATGCCATAGCGCAGGGGGCTGATGAAATTGATATGGTTATCAATCTCGGATTGTTAAAGGACAAGCAGTATGACCTTGTTTTGGATGAAATTAAACAGATCAAAGCAGCCTGCGGCGATCATATATTAAAGGTAATCATTGAAACCTGTCTGTTAACCGATGAAGAGAAGATAAAAATGTGTGAAATCGTAACCCAGGCCGGAGCCGATTTCATTAAGACCTCAACCGGCTTCTCAAAGGCCGGAGCTACCTTTGAGGATGTCGCTTTATTTGCTAAGCATGTAGGCAAGAATGTAAAAATTAAGGCTGCAGGAGGAATCGCTTCTTTTGATGATGCGGAGAAATTCATCAGTCTCGGCGCATCCAGACTTGGAACCAGTCGAATTATTAAGTTGGCGAAGAACCAGGAAGGAACAGGGTATTAG
- the deoD gene encoding purine-nucleoside phosphorylase: MIPTPHNGAKSGDIAKTVLMPGDPLRAKFIAETYLEDVVCFNTVRNMLGFTGTYKGKRVSVMGGGMGMPSIGIYSYELYHFYDVDNIIRIGSAGGIADDIKLRDIVIGMGASTNSNFAAQYQLPGTFAPIADFGLLRKAVETAEKKNIKTVVGNILSSDTFYDDNSNANSLWRKMNILAVEMEAAALYMNAARAGKKALCILTISDHVFTGESLSAEDRQLTFRDMMEIALEIA; the protein is encoded by the coding sequence ATGATACCAACCCCTCACAACGGAGCTAAATCAGGTGATATAGCAAAAACTGTCCTGATGCCGGGTGATCCGTTACGTGCAAAGTTTATTGCAGAGACGTACTTGGAGGATGTAGTTTGCTTTAATACTGTTAGAAATATGTTAGGATTTACCGGAACCTATAAAGGAAAAAGGGTTTCCGTAATGGGTGGAGGAATGGGTATGCCCTCCATCGGAATCTACTCTTATGAGTTATATCATTTCTATGATGTGGATAACATCATCAGAATTGGATCCGCTGGTGGAATTGCAGATGATATTAAGCTAAGGGATATCGTAATCGGTATGGGTGCTTCCACGAATTCGAATTTTGCCGCTCAGTATCAACTGCCTGGAACCTTTGCGCCGATTGCTGACTTCGGATTACTTCGTAAGGCTGTGGAAACTGCGGAGAAGAAGAATATTAAGACAGTAGTTGGCAATATACTCTCCTCAGATACATTTTATGATGATAATTCCAATGCAAATTCCCTGTGGCGTAAGATGAATATTCTTGCTGTGGAGATGGAAGCAGCTGCTTTATATATGAATGCAGCCAGAGCTGGTAAGAAAGCGCTTTGTATTTTAACCATCTCTGACCATGTATTCACTGGGGAATCCTTGTCCGCCGAGGATAGACAGCTTACCTTCCGTGATATGATGGAGATCGCACTTGAGATTGCATAA
- a CDS encoding prolyl-tRNA synthetase associated domain-containing protein produces MEQKIRVYEELDRLGISYKVIDHPAVFTIEEMDNLEMFRDNPWVAKNLFLRDAKGKRQFLVVLDKDKKADLKCIRSQLGTSTLSFASEDRLWNCLKLTKGSVTPLGIINDEDRAVEIVFDSMLINREQIGVHPNDNTATVMLSYADLYKVIKEHGNTIHVVNI; encoded by the coding sequence ATGGAACAGAAGATAAGAGTCTATGAGGAACTGGATCGCTTGGGAATCAGCTATAAAGTAATAGATCATCCTGCAGTATTCACGATTGAGGAGATGGATAACCTGGAGATGTTTCGTGACAACCCATGGGTAGCAAAGAACCTGTTTCTCAGAGATGCAAAAGGAAAGCGTCAATTTCTTGTGGTATTGGATAAGGATAAAAAGGCAGATTTAAAATGCATCCGTTCACAATTGGGTACAAGCACCTTAAGCTTTGCGTCGGAGGACAGGCTTTGGAACTGCCTGAAGCTGACGAAGGGATCAGTAACCCCACTGGGGATCATCAATGACGAAGATAGAGCGGTTGAGATAGTATTCGACAGTATGCTGATTAACAGGGAGCAGATTGGTGTTCATCCCAATGATAATACAGCCACGGTTATGCTGTCATATGCAGATTTATACAAAGTGATTAAGGAACATGGAAATACCATTCATGTCGTTAACATATAA
- a CDS encoding DUF4349 domain-containing protein, whose translation MKKRRIGLLVLLLIGILSIVTACAKKEAHFNQARPDYNSGSTDMTTEMPAEATENTMELEKDSGSIGLSSTAVNDTSEVQSNDKIIRRFYLDVETQEFDDFIRKLNSEISRLNGYVENSEISGKRYNFENDLRYGNLTIRIPRDRVDEFVNIVGENGNVISLQETSENVTLEYVDIESRKKTLEIEQERLFELLEKTDNLDSIIALESRLSDIRYELQNYGTKLRTMDNQVDYSTVTLNVREVERMTPTVQAKQTVGSRIKNGISNTLYNISEGFKNFFVWFVVNLPYMLLWAAIITVITLITLRITKWSRLKKQFSQTDLRNIPKPDMENNSNEIK comes from the coding sequence ATGAAAAAGAGGAGAATTGGATTATTAGTGCTACTTTTGATAGGAATTTTATCGATTGTAACTGCATGTGCTAAGAAGGAAGCTCACTTTAATCAGGCAAGACCTGATTATAATTCGGGGAGCACAGATATGACGACTGAAATGCCGGCAGAGGCCACGGAGAATACGATGGAGTTGGAGAAGGACTCTGGAAGCATCGGATTAAGTTCTACGGCGGTCAATGATACTTCGGAGGTACAAAGTAATGATAAGATTATTCGCCGCTTTTATCTGGATGTAGAGACACAAGAGTTTGATGATTTTATTCGTAAACTAAATTCAGAAATCTCCCGTTTAAACGGATATGTTGAAAATTCGGAGATCAGTGGAAAAAGATATAATTTTGAAAATGATTTAAGATATGGTAATCTTACCATCAGAATTCCAAGGGATCGGGTTGATGAATTTGTAAATATAGTCGGTGAGAACGGAAATGTGATTAGTCTACAAGAAACCTCGGAGAATGTAACACTAGAATATGTTGATATCGAGAGCAGGAAAAAGACTCTGGAGATTGAACAGGAAAGATTATTTGAATTACTGGAAAAGACGGACAACTTAGATAGTATTATCGCGTTAGAGAGCCGTCTAAGTGATATTCGGTATGAGCTTCAGAATTATGGTACCAAGCTAAGAACCATGGATAATCAGGTTGATTATAGTACCGTAACATTGAATGTTAGGGAAGTAGAGAGAATGACTCCTACGGTCCAGGCTAAGCAGACAGTTGGAAGCAGAATTAAGAACGGAATAAGTAATACCCTGTATAATATCAGTGAAGGCTTTAAGAATTTCTTCGTATGGTTTGTTGTAAATCTTCCGTATATGCTGTTATGGGCGGCAATTATTACAGTAATTACACTAATTACGTTACGTATAACCAAATGGTCAAGGCTAAAGAAACAATTTTCTCAGACGGATTTGCGTAATATTCCGAAGCCGGATATGGAGAACAATAGTAACGAAATAAAATAA